The genomic stretch CGAGGTCGCGTAGGGCGCGAGCATGACGACCCGGTAGAAGGTCGAGGCGCGCAGCTTGTAGTTGAGGATGTGGGCGATGCCCATCGCCATCAGCAGCTGCGGAACGGTCGAGATGATGCCGATGGTCAGCGTGTTCTCGGCCGCGTTCCAGAAGAACTCGTCGTCGAAGATCCGGGTGTAGTTGCGCAGGCCGACCCACTCCATGTCGGTCGGCGCGGTCAGCTCCACCTGGTGCAGCGAGGCCCAGCCCGTGTAGACCAGCGGGAACAGGCCGAAGGCCAGGAACAGCAGGAAGAACGGGGAGACGAAGGCGTACGGGCTCCAGCGCATGTCCCGCTGCCAGCGGCGGGACAGCTTGGACCGGCGCCGCAGCTCCTGCTCGGTGACCGGGCCCTCGCCGGACGGGCGGCCCGGGGCCGCGCCCCCCTTGGTGGGGGACGCGGCGGCGGTGTCGTGCCCAGTGCTCATCCGGGTCACTGGTCCAGGGCGTTGTCGATGGTCTTGACGGCGTTGTCCCAGGCTTCCTTGGCGGACTTGCCCTGGGTCACCAGGACCACGCCGTTGTCGGTCAGACCCTGCTGGATGATCTGGTCCTTCGGGCCGATCGTCTGGACCGGGATGTTGGCGGCCGCCTCGGCGAAGATCGTGCCGATCGGCGCGTCACCGGTCATGTCGTTCTTCGCGCCGGTCACCTCGGACGACTCGTACGCGGCCGGGGTGCTCGGGAAGCTGCCCTGCACGCCGAACAGCTTGGCCTGCTGCTCGGGCGCGGTCAGCCAGGCGGCGAGCTTGGCCGCCTCCTCCGCGTTCTTGCCGGACTTCGGGACGGTCAGGAAGGAACCGCCCCAGTTGCCGGACTTCGGCGCCTGGGCGACGTCCCACTTGCCGGCCGACTCGGGCTTGGACTTGCCCTTGATGTAGCCGAGCATCCACGGCGGGCAGGACATCGCGGCGAACTTGCTGTTGGCGATGGTGGTGTCCCAGGCGGGCTGGAACTGCGTCTGGTTGCCGATCAGACCGGCCTCGGCGGCCTCCGCGGTGAGGTCGAAGGCGGACTTCACGGCCGGGTTCGTCTTGTAGATGACCTCGCCGGAGGAGTCGTAGAAGCGGTCCTTCTCACTGCTCAGGATCGCCTGGAGCATGCCGCCGGGGGAGTCCAGGAAGGTGGTGCCCTTGGCGCCCTTGGCCTTGTAGTCCTTGCCGACCTCGACGAACTTGTCCCAGCTGCCCGCCCACAGCTTGCCGACCTCCTCGCGGTCGGTGGGCAGTCCGGCCTCCTTGAAGAGGTCGGTGCGGTAGCAGATCGCCATCGGGCCGACGTCGGTGCCGACACCGATGGTCTGGCCCTCGGCGGTGGTGGCCTGCTGCCACTTCCACTCCAGGTAGTCGCTCTTCTTGCCGTACTTCGACAGGTCGAGCAGCTTGTCGGACTGGGTCTGGACGATCTCGGCGATGTTGCCGACCTCGACCATCTGGATGTCCTGGAGGCCGCTGTTGGTGGTGAGGTGGTTGAGCAGCGCCGGGTAGTAGACCTCGTTGCGCTCGACGACCGTCTGCTGGATGTCGATGTCGGGGTGGAGCTTCTCGTACTCCTTGTAGAGTCCGGACTCCTCGAATCCGGCCGTGCCGAACAGACCAAGGGTGATCTTGGTCTTGCCGCCACCGCCCTCGGTCGACGAGCTGTCGTCGTCGTTGCCGTCGTCGGCACAGCCGGCCAGCAGCCCGGTGCCCAGCGACGCCACCGCCGCGAGGACAACCGCCTTGCGGCGGATTCGGGTACGTGCTCGCATTGCGTCCTCCTGTTGCCCTGACGTGCCGACCCCCCGGCCAACTGCAATGTTGGGCCCGTTAGTTCTCGCTGCGGCTCGGGCGGGGAACGTGCGGGATGTGTATGTGTCAGGTACTGTGGGAGCGCTCCCACAGGTGATGTGTTGAAGAGTCGTCGGTCCGGGCGGGGGTGTCAAGGGCATGGGGGCGGAGAGATGCGTTCAGTTATCGGGACGTTAACTGGATCCGAGCGCGGCCCCCGCGGTGCGGTCGGCCGTGCTCGTGAACAGTCACAGTGCGGGACGGGGCTGTTAAATTCCAGGCCAGCGACAGGACAACGGCGAAAGGCGGAGCCCATGGCAAGCCACGGAGCGCGGGGGCGGAGTGGCGGGCGTCCCACGCTCGAAGAGGTCGCCGCGCGCGCCGGTGTCGGACGGGGCACCGTCTCCCGGGTGATCAACGGCTCGCCGCGGGTCAGCGACGCCACCCGGGCCGCGGTGGAGGCGGCGGTCGCCGAGCTCGGCTACGTCCCGAACACGGCCGCCCGGGCCCTGGCCGCCAACCGCACCGACGCCATCGCCCTCGTCGTGCCCGAGCCGGAGACCCGGTTCTTCTCGGAGCCGTACTTCTCCGACATGCTGAAGGGCGTCGGGGCCGAACTCTCCGACACCGAGATGCAGTTGCTGCTGATCTTCGCGGGCAGCGACCGGGAGCGGCGCCGGCTGGCGCAGTACCTCGCCGCGCACCGGGTGGACGGGGTGCTGCTGGTCTCGGTGCACGCCGACGACCCGCTGCCCGATCTGCTGGCCCAGCTGGAGATCCCGGCCGTGATCAGCGGCCCGAGGTCCGCCGCGGAGACGCTCACCTCGGTGGACTCCGACAACTACGGCGGCGCCCGCCAGGCCGTGGAGCATCTGCTCTCCCGGGGCCGCCGCGAGATAGCCCACATCACCGGCCGCCTCGACGTCTACGGCGCCCAGCGCCGCGTCGACGGCTACCGCGAGGCCCTCAGGGACGCGGGGCAGGCGGCGGATGAGTTGCTCATCGAGCCGGGCGACTTCACCGAGGAGGGTGGCCGGCGAGCGATGGCCGCGCTGCTGGAGCGCCGCCCCGGTCTGGATGCCGTCTTCGCGGGGTCCGATGTGATGGCCGCGGGTGCTCGGCAGGTGCTGCGGGAGGCCGGCCGCCGTATCCCGGACGATGTGGCGCTGGTCGGCTACGACGACTCCGCCATAGCCCGCCACATGGAGCCGCCCCTCACCAGCGTCCGGCAGCCGATCGAGGAGATGGGCCGCCGGATGATCGACCTCCTGCTGGAGGAGATCGCCGACCGGCGCCCCGCGGTGTCCCGGGGCCTGGAGCGGCGACAGGTGGTGCTGGCCACGGAGCTGGCGGAGCGGGCGTCGTCCTGAGTTCTCGAGTCCCTGAGTTCTTGAGTGTCGGTGGGTGTCAGCGGTGCCAGCCCCGGCGGGGACGGCGGCCCGGGTGTTCGGTGTGGTGGGTGATCAGCCAGGCGGCGCCGAGCAGGGCGATGCCGGTCAGCCAGACCAGGACCACCAGCCAGGTGCCGATCGAGCTGCCCGGGTCATTGGCGCCCTGGCAGAGGTCGCCGACGCAGGTGTTCTCGTCCTCGGCAGCGTCCAGCGCGACCACGAGCCAGAGCAGCATCACCAGGTTGAACCCCAGGATCAGCCACGTCAGCAGCCGCCACTTGTGAACACGCCGCGACCGCATGACGAGCCTCCCGGGTCCAAGACCGGCCCATAAGCCGACGATACGCCCCCACCTGCGGTTACGGCCCGAGCAGCCAGCGGATTTCGCCGTCCTGGTACTCGTCGGTCGGCGTCAGTCCGGCGGCCCGTGCGACCGCGGCGGAGGCGGTGTGGTCGGGGTGGATGTGGGCGATGACCGACTTCAGGGCCGTCTGATCGCTGAGCCCGGCCGCCGTCTGTTCGCGGAACCGGTCCACGAGGGCCCGTGCCGCCTCCGTGGCCAGTCCGCGGCCCTGCCACGCGGTGCCCACGACCCAGGCGATCTCGGCGGAGCGGGCGGTGACCGTGGCCTGGACGGTGCCCACCAGACAGTTCTCGGCGCGCAGCCGCAGCACCCAGTTGTGCCAGGCGACGTCCGGGTCCGGGGAACCGGCGACCAGCCGTTCGTAGCGGGCGCGCAGGGCGTCGGGGGTGGCGGGGGAGCCGCCGATGAAGGTGTGCAGCGCCGGGTCGGCCAGGACGGCGGCCATCTCCTCGGCGTGCTCGACGCGCAGGGGGACGAGGTCCAGGCGGGGAGTACGCAGTGGCTCGGTCATTTGAGGGAGAGTACGTGGGGCCCCGAAAACGCGTTCAGCCGGTGACCTTGACGAGAAGGTCACCGGCTGAACAGCCAGGGTGAGTGACGGGACTCGAACCCGCGGCATCCTGGACCACAACCAGGTGCTCTACCAGCTGAGCTACACCCACCATGACCGGCTCTGGGTTTTTCCCCGACCGGCCGAGAAAAAGTGTACAGGGTCCGAAGGGGTGCTCGCGCCCGGCTTTTACGGGGCCCGGATCCGGGCCCCGTTCCGTGCCGCCGAGCAGCCCCCGATCCGCTACTGAGCAGGGACGACGTGCTTCGCGGCGATGGTCTTGGCGGTCTCGGAGTCCGGTCCCGGCTGCGGGACGAAGACGGCCTCGCGGTAGTAGCGCAGTTCCGCGATGGACTCGCGGATGTCGGCGAGGGCGCGGTGGTTGCCGTTCTTCTCCGGGCTGTTGAAGTACGCGCGCGGGTACCAGCGGCGGGCGAGCTCCTTGATGCTCGACACGTCGACGATGCGGTAGTGCAGGTGGTTCTCCAGGGCCGGCATGTCCCGCAGCAGGAATCCGCGGTCGGTGCCGACGGAGTTGCCGCACAGGGGCGCCTTGCCGGGTTCCTTCACGTGCTCGCGCACATACGCCAGGACCTGGGCCTCGGCGTCCGCCAGCGTGGTGCCGCCGGCGAGTTCGTCGAGCAGTCCGGACGCGGTGTGCATCTGACGCACCACTTCCGGCATCGTCTCCAGCGCCGAGTCCGGCGGCCGGATGACGATGTCCACACCGTCGCCGAGGATGTTCAGCTCGGAGTCGGTGACGAGGGCGGCAACCTCGATGAGCGCGTCGTCGGACAGCGAGAGGCCGGTCATCTCGCAGTCGATCCACACCATGCGATCGTTCATGCGACCACCCTAAAGCTGACGTCCGCTTTTGTGTCGCCCCCTGTCACGAACCCGGTCGCCCTGAACCGTTCCGCACGCCGAACGCCGGACAGGCTCGGGGCCTGTCCGGCGTCTGTCGTCCTGCGTCAGCTCAGGTGCCGCTGCGCTGTCCCGGGAGGGTGGCGCGGGTGACGTAGGTCTCCCGGCCGTTGTCCGCGGCGGCCGCGGCCAGGGCCTGGCCCACCGTGGTCGCCGCCGGGGTGCGGCGGGTCTGGAGCGGGACCGGGCCGGGCTCCGAGTGGAGCGTGGGCGTCGGACCGGGGGCGGCGTCGGCGTCCGCCGTCGGCCGCTCGCCCTGCGGGCGCCGGGCCCGGTACGCCGCCCGGTACGCGGCCGGGGACGAGCCCAGCTGGCGCCGGAAGTGCCCGCGCAGCGCCACCGGCGAGCGGAAGCCGCAGCGGCCCGCGACCTCGTCCACCGAGTAGTCCGACGTCTCCAGCAGGCGCTGCGCCTGAAGGACCCGCTGGGTGATCAGCCACTGGAGCGGGGCCGAACCGGTCAGCGAGCGGAAGCGGCGGTCGAACGTACGGCGTGACATGTACGCCCGTGCCGCCAGCGTCTCCACGTCGAACTGTTCGTGGAGATGCTCCAGCGCCCAGGCGACGACCTCGGCGAGCGGGTCGGCGCCGATCTCCTCTGGTAAAGAGCGGTCCAGGTAGCGCTCCTGGCCTCCTGTCCGGCGCGGCGGGACGACCAGTCGGCGGGCCAGCGCGCCGGCCGCCTCGTTGCCGTGGTCGGTCCGCACGATGTGGAGACAGAGGTCGATGCCCGCGGCCGTACCGGCCGAGGTCAGTACGTCTCCGTCGTCCACGAAGAGTTCTCTTGGATCCACGTGCACCGACGGATAGCGCTTGGCCAGCGTCGGTGCGTACATCCAGTGTGTCGTCGCGGGGCGGCCGTCCAGCAGGCCCGCCGCCGCCAGCACGAAGGCGCCGGTGCACAGCCCTACGATGCGGGCACCCTCTTCGTGCGCCCGGCGCAATGCGTCGAGCGCTTCCTCCGGCGGCGGTGAGGTGATCGAACGCCAGGCCGGCACGACGACCGTGCCCGCCCGTGCGATCGCCTCCAGGCCATGTGGCGCGGTGAGTTCCAGGCCCCCTGTGGTCCGCAGCGGGCCCTCCTCGCCGCCGCACACCAGCAAGCGGTAGCGCGGCACGCCGGCGTCCTGGCGGTCGATTCCGAACACCGACAGCGGTATGGAACTCTCGAAGATGGGGCCGCCGCTGAACAGCAGCACCGCGACGATCTCCTTGCGGCGTCGCCCGGAGAGTTTCCGGGCCGCGGCTTCCGGCGCGGCAGTGGAGTCGTGGCTCATACTGCTAAGCCCCCCTCGGTGGTCGCGGCTCCTCGGTTGTGTCGCTCCTGCACGTTTCCCCTCGGTCCTGCACGAGTCCCCCGCCGTAGACAGTCAAGATCGAATCTACTGTGTCGCGTCGTGCCTCAGTGGCCGGTTCGTCACTCGGCACATTGTCGACTTGGCAACTTGGCGTGAAGCATTCGATCACGAAGCGTTGCACTCACGGGCCGTGCAGGGAAGTGCGCCTTGTCGCTGTGGCCAATCCACGTAGGGTGCGCGGCACCCCCGAGGCCCTTTCCGTGCAGGTCAAACGGGGGTTGGGGGGTGGTTGGGGGCGGGGTTACACGTTCGCCGGAAGTTGGCTGAAAAGAGCCGTCCGAGGGCATGGAAACCGGTCAGCCGCCCGGTGTATTTCCCCTCCGGTGCCGACGCCCGCGCTGGGGGGCCGGTCCCGCGTGTTCCTCGGCGAGCAACCGGGCTGCGCCGCGCTCGGACTGGCGCAGCAGAACCCGGCAGACCGCGGTGACGGCGGCGAGGCCGAGGGCGGTGCCGGTGGCGCCGGCCAGTGAAGTGCCGTACCAGAGGAGGACGACGGGGACGAGGACGCACGAGAAGGCCGCCCAGCGGACCACATCGGTGGTGGAGTCCTGGGGCTGCTGTCCGGACATTGCGTGCTCCCGGTGTCGGTGGCTCACGGGGATCAACGCGTGCCCGAGCGGTCGGTCACTGTGCGCCCGCGCGCGGGCGCCGGGAGCCGTCCGCGACCCTGTGCAAACCGCCTGTACAGCGCAGCAACCATTGCGTTACGGGCGCACCCTCGTGCATGCTCCCTGGAACCCCCGCGGGAGCACGCCGCGGGATCTGGGCTAAGGAGGCGTGCCGCCGTACCCTTGGGGGTATGGGGTTGGGAAGATGATTCCCGGACACAGCTCCGACCGCACCCTGTCGTCCCCCACACAAGGATCACAACGCCGAGACAGCCATGGCCGGTCACGAATTCTTCGAACCCGCGGACCGCAAGCGGCCCGTCGCCGATCCCACGGCGGCCGAGCCCCTGGCGGCCGAAGAGCCACGTCATTCCTGCGACCCCGCCTTCAAGCACGGGGTCGTGGTCGGTTTCGACGGCTCCACCTCCAGTGAGCGCGCCCTCGCCTACGCCATCGGCATGGCCCACCGCTCCGGCTCCGGCCTGATCATCGTGCATGTCGCCAACCGGCTCCCCACCACCGTGTGGGCCGGCTGCGAGCCGCCGGTCTTCGTCGATGTGCCGGACCACCGCACCGAGGTGCTGGGTCTGGAGCTCGCCTGCGCGGAGTATCTCTCCGAGGTCCCGTGGATCCTCGTCGAGCGCGGCGGTGACATCTGCCATGAACTCGAAGAGGTCGGGCGGGAGTACGAAGCGGACGCGATCGTCGTCGGGTCCACCCACGGCATCGTCGGGCGGATCTTCGGCTCCGTCGCCGGGCGGCTCGCCAAGCGGGCGCAGCGGCCCGTCGTTGTCATTCCGTAACTCGCCGTTGTCCCAGGTGAGATGCGCCGTTGGCGCTCCCTGACGACTTCCCTCAACGCATAAATCTACTGGCGCGTAGAGGTGTTTGTGCCTTTGTGAAGGGCATATATCGCTCACCGCGCAACTGCACATGCATGAAGGGAGCCCGCCGTGGACAACGACGTCTCTGCGGGAAGCGGAATCACCACCGTGGTCGGCCGACTCGCCCTCGGTATCACCCTGTTGGCCTTCGGGCTCGGGTACACCGAAGTGATCGACGGCGTGTCGGCCGCTGACGCCGTATCAATCGCTCAGTACGTGGGCGGAGTCGCTCTGTTCGTCGCCGGTCTCATGGCCTTCCGGGACGGGGACTCCGCCGGTGGCACCGGGTTCACGGTGCTGGGCGCGCTCTGGTTCACGTGGGCCGTATCTGCCGACGTGGCCGTCTCCGCGAACGCGGCCGGGCTGTTCCTGCTGCTGTTCGCCCTCGTGGCGCTGTCGTTGACCCTCGCGGGTGGGGATCAACTGACCCAGGGCACCCATGGGTTGTTCTTCGTCGGGCTGCTTCTGCTGTCCATCTCGATGTTCGCCGAGAACGACGGGCTGGCGAAGGCCGGTGGCTGGTTCGCCGTCGCGGCGGGGGCGGTTGCCTGGTACGCGGCTACCGCGGCGCTGGCTCACTGGCCGACGGTGCTGCCGAGGCGTGCGGCCGGTCGGGGCGTGACGGCCCCGGGCTGATCGGCCGCCGATACCGGGGTATTGGGCGACCCCGGTGAACTGAACGGCCCCCCGCGTGAATGGTGGCATCACGTGGGGGGCCGTCCCGTCTCTGAAAACAGCCTTCTACTCGACCGTCACCGACTTTGCGAGGTTCCTCGGCTTGTCGATGTCCCGGCCCAGCGCCAGTGCCGTGTGGTAGGCGAGGAGTTGGAGGGGGATGCCCATCAGGATGGGGTCCAGTTCGTCCTCGTTCTTCGGGACCACGATCGTCTGGTCGGCCTTCTCCTGGGGCTGGTGGGCCACCGCGAGGATCTTGCCGCTGCGGGCCTTGATCTCCTCCATGGCCGCGCGGTTCTTCTCCAGGAGGTCGTCGTCGGGGACGATCGCGACCGTGGGGAGGGCGGGCTCGATGAGGGCCAGCGGGCCGTGCTTGAGCTCGGAGGCGGGGTAGGCCTCCGCGTGGATGTAGGAGACCTCCTTGAGCTTCAGGGACGCCTCACGGGCCACCGGGTAGCCACGGACGCGGCCGATGAAGAGCATCGAGCGGGCCTGGGCGTACTCCTCGGCCAGCTTCTTGATCTCGTCCTCCTGCTCCAGCATCTCGGCGATCTGGGCCGGGAGCTTGCGCAGGCCCTCGATGATCCGCTTGCC from Streptomyces davaonensis JCM 4913 encodes the following:
- a CDS encoding ABC transporter substrate-binding protein; this translates as MRARTRIRRKAVVLAAVASLGTGLLAGCADDGNDDDSSSTEGGGGKTKITLGLFGTAGFEESGLYKEYEKLHPDIDIQQTVVERNEVYYPALLNHLTTNSGLQDIQMVEVGNIAEIVQTQSDKLLDLSKYGKKSDYLEWKWQQATTAEGQTIGVGTDVGPMAICYRTDLFKEAGLPTDREEVGKLWAGSWDKFVEVGKDYKAKGAKGTTFLDSPGGMLQAILSSEKDRFYDSSGEVIYKTNPAVKSAFDLTAEAAEAGLIGNQTQFQPAWDTTIANSKFAAMSCPPWMLGYIKGKSKPESAGKWDVAQAPKSGNWGGSFLTVPKSGKNAEEAAKLAAWLTAPEQQAKLFGVQGSFPSTPAAYESSEVTGAKNDMTGDAPIGTIFAEAAANIPVQTIGPKDQIIQQGLTDNGVVLVTQGKSAKEAWDNAVKTIDNALDQ
- a CDS encoding LacI family DNA-binding transcriptional regulator, with the protein product MASHGARGRSGGRPTLEEVAARAGVGRGTVSRVINGSPRVSDATRAAVEAAVAELGYVPNTAARALAANRTDAIALVVPEPETRFFSEPYFSDMLKGVGAELSDTEMQLLLIFAGSDRERRRLAQYLAAHRVDGVLLVSVHADDPLPDLLAQLEIPAVISGPRSAAETLTSVDSDNYGGARQAVEHLLSRGRREIAHITGRLDVYGAQRRVDGYREALRDAGQAADELLIEPGDFTEEGGRRAMAALLERRPGLDAVFAGSDVMAAGARQVLREAGRRIPDDVALVGYDDSAIARHMEPPLTSVRQPIEEMGRRMIDLLLEEIADRRPAVSRGLERRQVVLATELAERASS
- a CDS encoding GNAT family N-acetyltransferase yields the protein MTEPLRTPRLDLVPLRVEHAEEMAAVLADPALHTFIGGSPATPDALRARYERLVAGSPDPDVAWHNWVLRLRAENCLVGTVQATVTARSAEIAWVVGTAWQGRGLATEAARALVDRFREQTAAGLSDQTALKSVIAHIHPDHTASAAVARAAGLTPTDEYQDGEIRWLLGP
- the orn gene encoding oligoribonuclease, with translation MNDRMVWIDCEMTGLSLSDDALIEVAALVTDSELNILGDGVDIVIRPPDSALETMPEVVRQMHTASGLLDELAGGTTLADAEAQVLAYVREHVKEPGKAPLCGNSVGTDRGFLLRDMPALENHLHYRIVDVSSIKELARRWYPRAYFNSPEKNGNHRALADIRESIAELRYYREAVFVPQPGPDSETAKTIAAKHVVPAQ
- a CDS encoding helix-turn-helix domain-containing protein; translated protein: MSHDSTAAPEAAARKLSGRRRKEIVAVLLFSGGPIFESSIPLSVFGIDRQDAGVPRYRLLVCGGEEGPLRTTGGLELTAPHGLEAIARAGTVVVPAWRSITSPPPEEALDALRRAHEEGARIVGLCTGAFVLAAAGLLDGRPATTHWMYAPTLAKRYPSVHVDPRELFVDDGDVLTSAGTAAGIDLCLHIVRTDHGNEAAGALARRLVVPPRRTGGQERYLDRSLPEEIGADPLAEVVAWALEHLHEQFDVETLAARAYMSRRTFDRRFRSLTGSAPLQWLITQRVLQAQRLLETSDYSVDEVAGRCGFRSPVALRGHFRRQLGSSPAAYRAAYRARRPQGERPTADADAAPGPTPTLHSEPGPVPLQTRRTPAATTVGQALAAAAADNGRETYVTRATLPGQRSGT
- a CDS encoding universal stress protein, which encodes MAGHEFFEPADRKRPVADPTAAEPLAAEEPRHSCDPAFKHGVVVGFDGSTSSERALAYAIGMAHRSGSGLIIVHVANRLPTTVWAGCEPPVFVDVPDHRTEVLGLELACAEYLSEVPWILVERGGDICHELEEVGREYEADAIVVGSTHGIVGRIFGSVAGRLAKRAQRPVVVIP
- a CDS encoding GPR1/FUN34/YaaH family transporter translates to MDNDVSAGSGITTVVGRLALGITLLAFGLGYTEVIDGVSAADAVSIAQYVGGVALFVAGLMAFRDGDSAGGTGFTVLGALWFTWAVSADVAVSANAAGLFLLLFALVALSLTLAGGDQLTQGTHGLFFVGLLLLSISMFAENDGLAKAGGWFAVAAGAVAWYAATAALAHWPTVLPRRAAGRGVTAPG